CTCGGGAAGAAACTCGACGCGCCGGTGTACCAACTGCTCGGCGGCAAGACCCGCGACGAAGTGGAAATTGCGACCTGTCTCGGCATCCTCGGACCCGAAGAATCGCGCACCTACGCGCGGCGAGCGGTCGATCACGGGTTTTCCACGTTGAAAACGAAGGCCGGGCCGGATTGGCGCGAGGACGTGGAGCGAATCCGCGCGATGCACGACGAGGTGGACGGGGAACTCGAATTCCGACTCGACCCCAATCAGGGGTGGGCGTTCGAGGACGCGGTACGCGTCGCCACCCGCCTCGAAGAGGAAGGAATCCTGCTCCAGTATCTCGAACAACCCGTCCGCATCGACACCTACGGAACCTACGCCTCGCTTCGAAATCGCGTCCGGACCCCGATAGCGGTCAACGAGGACACCTACTTCCCGCGGAACCTCCGCTTTCTGTTGCAGGCCGACGCCATCGACGTGGCCGTCGTGGACCTCGTTCCGGCGGGCGGCATCCTCGCCGTCAGAGACCAGGTCGCCATGGCGGCCAACGCGGGCGTCTCGGTCTCACACCATTGCGGATTCGACCTCGGCGTCAAGACGGCCGCGGTGCTCCACACCGTGGCGAGCACGCCCGGCATCAACCTCCCGCCGGACAGTACGTACTACGGATGGGACGACTACGTAATCGAGGAC
This sequence is a window from Haladaptatus sp. R4. Protein-coding genes within it:
- a CDS encoding mandelate racemase/muconate lactonizing enzyme family protein, coding for MSVTNVSAIPVEMGVQPLESGLGLAPYVSNHDQVESVTRMLVKVETDEDVTGWGEMLVGMKSAAVTKAVIDDVIAPELVGREIGDIRDFVESFYFPYVKVRPFLGAVETALWDALGKKLDAPVYQLLGGKTRDEVEIATCLGILGPEESRTYARRAVDHGFSTLKTKAGPDWREDVERIRAMHDEVDGELEFRLDPNQGWAFEDAVRVATRLEEEGILLQYLEQPVRIDTYGTYASLRNRVRTPIAVNEDTYFPRNLRFLLQADAIDVAVVDLVPAGGILAVRDQVAMAANAGVSVSHHCGFDLGVKTAAVLHTVASTPGINLPPDSTYYGWDDYVIEDPFEVEDGAYPVPDGPGLGITVDEEKVERYRCD